The Microbacterium sp. Nx66 genome contains a region encoding:
- a CDS encoding ribokinase, which produces MTPAHPGDRSGVVIVGSVTADVTTFSQRLPARGETILGDEFTLMLGGKGANQAVAAGRSGARTSFVGCVGDDLFHDLVVDGLTAAGVDLAHLRTVPGPTGIAHIRVDASAQNDIVMVPLANAALSTEQIDEALAALAPTTSVLLTQLETPSALTAHITARGREHGMTVILDPAPAAELAAEIWRSIDIVTPNETEASLISGIQVTDAASAERAGHWFLEQGVGAAVITLAGQGSCVVTAEGATVVPPFPVEAVDTTAAGDAYAGYLGAALARGAALTDAVRLATAAGALTVTKQGASPSLPHRADVEAFLAARTAAPVAN; this is translated from the coding sequence ATGACACCCGCACACCCCGGCGACCGCTCCGGCGTCGTCATCGTCGGCAGCGTGACGGCCGACGTCACGACCTTCTCCCAGCGGCTCCCGGCCCGCGGCGAGACCATCCTCGGCGACGAGTTCACGCTGATGCTCGGCGGCAAGGGCGCGAACCAGGCCGTCGCGGCGGGACGCTCCGGCGCCCGCACGAGCTTCGTCGGCTGCGTCGGCGACGACCTGTTCCACGACCTCGTGGTGGACGGTCTCACCGCCGCCGGCGTCGACCTCGCGCACCTGCGCACCGTCCCGGGCCCCACCGGCATCGCGCACATCCGCGTCGACGCCTCCGCGCAGAACGACATCGTCATGGTGCCGCTCGCGAACGCCGCCCTGAGCACCGAGCAGATCGACGAGGCCCTCGCAGCGCTCGCCCCCACGACCTCGGTGCTGCTCACCCAGCTCGAGACCCCGTCCGCCCTGACCGCCCACATCACCGCCCGGGGACGCGAGCACGGCATGACCGTGATCCTCGATCCGGCACCGGCGGCGGAGCTGGCAGCGGAGATCTGGCGGAGCATCGACATCGTCACCCCGAACGAGACCGAGGCATCGCTCATCAGCGGCATCCAGGTGACCGACGCCGCCTCCGCCGAACGCGCCGGACACTGGTTCCTGGAGCAGGGTGTGGGCGCCGCGGTCATCACGCTGGCCGGACAGGGGTCGTGCGTCGTCACCGCCGAGGGCGCCACCGTCGTCCCGCCGTTCCCCGTGGAGGCCGTCGACACCACCGCCGCGGGCGACGCCTATGCCGGCTACCTCGGCGCCGCGCTCGCGCGCGGAGCGGCCCTCACCGATGCGGTGCGGCTGGCGACCGCCGCGGGCGCCCTCACCGTCACGAAGCAGGGGGCCTCGCCCAGCCTCCCCCACCGCGCCGACGTCGAGGCCTTCCTCGCCGCGCGCACCGCGGCCCCCGTCGCGAACTGA
- the rbsD gene encoding D-ribose pyranase: MRKTSTTINPALSRVISETGHTDLIVVTDAGLPIPPGAERIDLAYRPGAPAFLDVLDTVLAELVVEGATVSAEVAEKSPEVLDALRERFADAGFEIELVPHVEFKRRTHAARAFVRSGEFTPYANVILHAGVAY, translated from the coding sequence ATGCGCAAGACCTCGACCACGATCAACCCCGCGCTCTCCCGCGTCATCAGCGAGACCGGGCACACCGATCTGATCGTCGTGACCGATGCCGGGCTGCCGATCCCGCCGGGCGCCGAGCGCATCGACCTCGCCTACCGCCCCGGCGCCCCCGCCTTCCTCGACGTGCTCGACACGGTGCTCGCGGAGCTCGTCGTCGAGGGCGCGACGGTGTCGGCCGAGGTCGCCGAGAAGAGCCCGGAGGTGCTCGACGCCCTGCGCGAGCGCTTCGCCGATGCGGGGTTCGAGATCGAGCTGGTCCCGCACGTCGAGTTCAAGCGGCGCACGCACGCCGCCCGCGCCTTCGTGCGCTCCGGGGAGTTCACCCCGTACGCGAACGTGATCCTGCACGCGGGGGTGGCGTACTGA
- a CDS encoding GntR family transcriptional regulator: protein MSLIEDAIDRHSAAPMYDQLRQLIIDGIARDGLQPGDPLPGEHRLCERYGISRTVVRQALAQLEHEGLVERVKGKGTFVSRPRTSESLVHTLVGLYDDVERRGGHVHSDVLRHEQTVADEEVALALEVPVGSPVIVLERLRHVDGEPWSLSTTWMPEAVGAVTLGADLTEASLYRLLADHGIIATHGVRSAEATVATHEQAQHLGVSAGSALLRLRSISRSEDGVPIEYFIAYHRGDRSRFEFQLQQEQSQASLMHVDGSGGASPAGTVG from the coding sequence ATGTCCCTCATCGAGGACGCCATCGACCGCCACAGCGCGGCGCCCATGTACGACCAGCTCCGGCAGCTCATCATCGACGGCATCGCCCGCGACGGTCTGCAGCCGGGCGATCCTCTTCCCGGCGAGCACCGGCTGTGCGAGCGCTACGGCATCTCCCGCACGGTCGTTCGGCAGGCGCTGGCGCAGCTCGAGCACGAGGGACTCGTCGAGCGCGTGAAGGGCAAGGGCACGTTCGTCTCCCGCCCGCGCACGAGCGAGAGTCTCGTGCACACGCTCGTCGGGCTGTACGACGACGTCGAGCGGCGCGGCGGCCATGTGCACAGCGACGTCCTCCGCCACGAGCAGACCGTCGCGGACGAGGAGGTCGCCCTGGCCCTGGAGGTGCCGGTCGGATCGCCGGTGATCGTGCTGGAGCGGCTGCGACACGTGGACGGCGAGCCCTGGTCGCTCTCGACCACGTGGATGCCCGAGGCGGTGGGGGCGGTGACGCTCGGCGCGGATCTCACCGAGGCGTCGCTGTACCGGCTGCTCGCCGACCACGGCATCATCGCCACGCACGGCGTCCGCTCGGCCGAGGCGACGGTCGCCACGCACGAGCAGGCTCAGCACCTCGGTGTGAGCGCCGGCTCCGCCCTCCTCCGCCTGCGCAGCATCAGCCGCAGTGAGGACGGGGTGCCGATCGAGTACTTCATCGCGTACCACCGCGGCGACCGCTCGCGCTTCGAGTTCCAGCTCCAGCAGGAGCAGTCCCAGGCCTCGTTGATGCACGTGGACGGATCGGGCGGCGCCTCCCCCGCGGGCACGGTGGGCTGA
- a CDS encoding PLP-dependent cysteine synthase family protein, protein MSDWTSTAIALLEADANRSADTHLHLFPLPPEWGIDLYLKDESVHPTGSLKHRLARSLLLYGLVNGRIREDTTLVESSSGSTAVSEAYFARMLGLKFITVVPRSTVQEKIDLIEFYGGTCHFVDRPEDMSSEAQRLAADCTGHYLDQFTFAERATDWRGNNNIAESVFSQLAQERHPIPRWIVTGAGTGGTSATFGRYVKYRRHDTRIAVVDPEGSAFYDGWAGTVDPPAGRPSRIEGIGRPRVEASFVPSVIDEMIQVPDAGSIAAIRLLRERTLHWAGGSTGTNLYGAFQLIARMRAAGETGSVVTLICDSGVRYAGTYYSDEWVAQQGWDLAPHRARLERFLETGVWAE, encoded by the coding sequence ATGAGCGACTGGACCAGCACCGCGATCGCCCTGCTGGAAGCCGATGCCAACCGCAGCGCCGACACACACCTGCACCTGTTCCCGCTGCCGCCGGAGTGGGGCATCGACCTCTACCTCAAGGACGAGTCGGTGCACCCGACCGGCTCGCTCAAGCACCGCCTCGCGCGCTCCCTCCTCCTCTACGGGCTCGTCAACGGGCGCATCCGTGAGGACACGACCCTCGTGGAGTCCTCGAGCGGATCGACCGCGGTGTCGGAGGCCTACTTCGCCCGCATGCTGGGGCTGAAGTTCATCACCGTCGTGCCCCGGTCGACGGTGCAGGAGAAGATCGACCTCATCGAGTTCTACGGCGGAACCTGCCACTTCGTCGACCGCCCGGAGGACATGTCGTCGGAGGCCCAGCGCCTGGCGGCGGACTGCACCGGGCACTACCTCGACCAGTTCACGTTCGCGGAGCGCGCGACCGACTGGCGCGGCAACAACAACATCGCCGAGAGCGTGTTCAGCCAGCTCGCCCAGGAGCGGCATCCGATCCCCCGCTGGATCGTCACGGGCGCCGGCACCGGCGGTACCAGCGCCACGTTCGGCCGCTATGTGAAGTACCGCCGCCATGACACCCGGATCGCGGTCGTCGACCCCGAGGGCTCGGCCTTCTACGACGGCTGGGCGGGGACGGTCGACCCGCCGGCGGGACGCCCGAGCCGCATCGAAGGCATCGGGCGGCCGCGGGTGGAGGCCTCGTTCGTGCCGTCCGTGATCGACGAGATGATCCAGGTGCCGGACGCGGGCTCCATCGCCGCGATCCGCCTCCTCCGCGAGCGCACCCTGCACTGGGCGGGCGGCTCCACCGGCACGAACCTCTACGGCGCGTTCCAGCTCATCGCCCGGATGCGTGCCGCCGGCGAGACCGGCAGCGTCGTGACCCTCATCTGCGACAGCGGTGTGCGCTACGCCGGCACGTACTACTCCGACGAGTGGGTGGCGCAGCAGGGGTGGGACCTCGCCCCGCACCGTGCGCGGCTGGAGCGGTTCCTGGAGACCGGGGTCTGGGCGGAGTGA
- a CDS encoding glycine cleavage system protein R yields MTTLILTVAGADRPGLVAAVADVVDAHGGNWENSSLAELAGTFAGVIEVSVPTERTGELETALRAIQGQGLLTLSVLTGTPGPSEDEEQLIVMQVLGNDRPGIVREVSAVLNAHALSIEELTTETREAAMAGGRLFEASVIAKVPPTVDLDALRADLERLASEIQVDITLG; encoded by the coding sequence ATGACCACACTCATCCTCACCGTCGCGGGTGCCGATCGTCCTGGCCTCGTGGCCGCCGTCGCCGATGTCGTCGATGCCCACGGCGGCAACTGGGAGAACAGCTCCCTCGCCGAACTCGCCGGCACGTTCGCGGGTGTCATCGAGGTGTCCGTGCCGACGGAGCGCACGGGGGAGCTCGAGACCGCGCTCCGGGCGATCCAAGGCCAGGGGCTGCTCACGCTGTCGGTGCTCACCGGCACGCCGGGGCCGTCGGAGGACGAGGAGCAGCTGATCGTGATGCAGGTGCTCGGCAACGACCGCCCCGGCATCGTGCGGGAGGTGTCGGCGGTGCTGAACGCGCACGCCCTGAGCATCGAGGAGCTCACGACCGAGACCCGGGAGGCCGCGATGGCCGGCGGGCGACTGTTCGAGGCCTCGGTGATCGCGAAGGTCCCGCCGACGGTCGACCTCGACGCCCTGCGCGCCGACCTCGAGCGCCTCGCGTCGGAGATCCAGGTCGACATCACCCTCGGCTGA
- a CDS encoding FadR/GntR family transcriptional regulator: MSALDTALHGLRALIADGALRPGDRLPSEGELCERLGVSRGSLREAIRTLAALGVLETRHGSGSYVSELRAADLIGSLSLTVGLLPMAGVLELTELRRVLEPHAAALAAARIDEDTVAALDEVLTEIESTTDFEAQSRLDHEFHMAISSVAGNEALTSLIDVLRSRSRAYRISDPEDAAELKIHSDAGHRAILRGLAAADPVAASAAASAHVAYTEYWVRRYSGL, from the coding sequence ATGAGCGCACTCGACACGGCGCTGCACGGGCTGCGGGCCCTCATCGCCGACGGCGCTCTGCGCCCCGGCGACCGGCTGCCGAGCGAGGGAGAGCTCTGCGAACGGCTCGGCGTCTCACGGGGATCGCTCCGTGAGGCCATCCGGACTCTCGCCGCGCTCGGCGTGCTGGAGACGCGGCACGGCTCCGGGAGCTACGTCAGCGAGCTCCGCGCGGCCGATCTCATCGGCAGTCTCTCGCTCACGGTCGGGCTGCTGCCGATGGCGGGGGTGCTGGAGCTGACGGAGCTCCGACGGGTGCTCGAGCCGCATGCGGCGGCGCTCGCCGCGGCCCGCATCGACGAGGACACGGTGGCCGCACTCGACGAGGTGCTCACGGAGATCGAGTCGACGACGGACTTCGAGGCGCAGTCCCGCCTCGACCACGAGTTCCACATGGCCATCTCCTCGGTCGCGGGCAACGAGGCCCTGACCAGCCTGATCGACGTGCTGCGCTCCCGTTCCCGGGCCTACCGGATATCCGACCCCGAGGACGCCGCGGAGCTCAAGATCCACTCCGATGCCGGTCACCGCGCGATCCTGCGCGGCCTCGCCGCCGCGGATCCGGTGGCAGCCTCCGCCGCCGCGTCCGCCCACGTCGCCTACACCGAGTACTGGGTGCGGCGATACTCCGGCCTCTGA
- a CDS encoding aminotransferase class V-fold PLP-dependent enzyme gives MPAPQFPAPLTLNSGLRARDAWPLDPTVIHLNHGSFGAVPSVVVAHQDALRRRADLSPVEWFPRIAERVQEARQRTAPFVGARAEDSVFVPNASAAATVIYNALQLERGDEILVTDQGYGAITMGAERLARRFGAAVRTVALPLLADDDEIVQLFADALTPRTRLLVVDQITSPTARLLPTRRIADLAAERGVRTLVDGAHAPGLIPDAAAVAGGDWWFGNLHKWPCAPRGSALLVTTAPDRDELWPLIDSWAAREPYPERFDTQGTIDATTYLATPTAIEFIEAEFGWAAAREAMAARADAGAELIAEALRPFGDEDPLTPLPSPVPSMRLIRLPLGLGATREEADALRMDLLDEVGVETAFTSFRGVGYFRLSAHLYTEAADVEAFVERCVPAILRRAGIRPADALILP, from the coding sequence ATGCCCGCTCCGCAGTTCCCCGCTCCGCTCACGCTGAACTCCGGCCTGCGGGCGCGCGACGCCTGGCCGCTCGACCCGACCGTGATCCACCTCAACCACGGGTCCTTCGGGGCGGTGCCGTCGGTGGTGGTCGCCCATCAGGACGCCCTGCGCCGCCGTGCCGACCTGAGCCCCGTGGAGTGGTTCCCGCGCATCGCGGAGCGCGTGCAGGAAGCGAGGCAGCGGACGGCTCCGTTCGTCGGCGCCCGCGCGGAGGACAGCGTGTTCGTGCCCAACGCCTCCGCCGCGGCCACCGTCATCTACAACGCCCTCCAGCTCGAGAGGGGCGACGAGATCCTCGTCACCGACCAGGGCTACGGGGCCATCACCATGGGAGCCGAGCGCCTCGCCCGCCGGTTCGGCGCCGCCGTCCGCACGGTCGCCCTGCCCCTGCTCGCCGATGACGACGAGATCGTGCAGCTGTTCGCCGACGCCCTCACCCCGCGCACGCGGCTGCTCGTCGTCGACCAGATCACCTCGCCCACGGCTCGCCTGCTGCCGACCCGCCGCATCGCCGACCTCGCGGCCGAGCGCGGCGTGCGCACCCTGGTCGACGGCGCCCACGCCCCCGGCCTCATCCCGGACGCGGCGGCCGTCGCCGGCGGCGACTGGTGGTTCGGCAACCTGCACAAGTGGCCCTGCGCCCCGCGCGGCTCCGCCCTCCTGGTCACCACCGCCCCCGACCGCGACGAGCTCTGGCCGCTGATCGACTCCTGGGCCGCGCGCGAGCCGTATCCCGAGCGCTTCGACACGCAGGGCACGATCGACGCCACGACGTACCTCGCCACCCCCACCGCGATCGAGTTCATCGAGGCCGAGTTCGGATGGGCGGCCGCCCGCGAAGCCATGGCAGCGCGCGCCGACGCGGGGGCCGAGCTCATCGCCGAGGCCCTGCGCCCGTTCGGCGACGAGGACCCGCTGACCCCGCTCCCCTCACCGGTGCCGTCCATGCGCCTCATCCGGCTGCCGCTCGGCCTCGGCGCCACCCGCGAGGAGGCCGACGCGCTGCGCATGGACCTCCTCGACGAGGTCGGCGTGGAGACCGCGTTCACGAGCTTCCGCGGCGTCGGCTACTTCCGCCTCTCCGCGCACCTGTACACCGAGGCCGCCGACGTCGAGGCGTTCGTCGAGCGCTGCGTCCCGGCGATCCTGCGCCGCGCCGGCATCCGCCCCGCGGACGCCCTCATCCTCCCCTGA
- a CDS encoding ABC transporter substrate-binding protein yields MKNKILTTAAGVGTVAVLALTGCSGGSGSSGGDGSVTLQMVESLTNPARTELLRGLLDEFEKDNPDITVTLVSPPTEQADQKIQQMLQSGKGVDVLEVRDITVGPFANNGWLYDLGDDLKKWDGWDALTENAQSASVAEDGKSYFVPYGFYGLSLFYRTDLVEQAGFDGPPHSWKDLLEQASAIQDPSNNIYGYAFRGGQNANSNVVAAIEAYTIDGLDTEDAFLMEDGSTIFAAPEAQEAVDDYFDLFKEASPPSAVSWGYPEMVAGFTNGTTAFLLQDPEVIATVQDSSLTEDQWDTAPLLVGPSGKAAQPLAVAGWGVAENSEHKEAAVKLVEFLSSAEPATEFAQANSLVPIIAAAADDEFYSTGPWTSYVTMTEDPETYVNVRQPRGVSWWTEWIQKSDQDVQSVLLGNMSTKDLLASWDAFWTEKYAAEKG; encoded by the coding sequence GTGAAGAACAAGATCTTGACGACCGCAGCCGGAGTCGGCACCGTCGCCGTCCTCGCACTCACCGGATGCTCCGGAGGCTCCGGCTCGTCCGGCGGCGACGGCAGCGTCACGCTCCAGATGGTCGAGAGCCTGACGAACCCGGCACGCACCGAGCTCCTCCGCGGACTGCTCGATGAGTTCGAGAAGGACAACCCCGACATCACCGTCACCCTGGTCTCCCCGCCCACCGAGCAGGCCGACCAGAAGATCCAGCAGATGCTGCAGTCCGGCAAGGGCGTCGACGTGCTCGAGGTGCGCGACATCACCGTCGGGCCGTTCGCGAACAACGGCTGGCTGTACGACCTGGGCGACGATCTGAAGAAGTGGGACGGCTGGGACGCCCTGACCGAGAACGCGCAGTCGGCATCGGTCGCGGAGGACGGCAAGAGCTACTTCGTCCCCTACGGCTTCTACGGCCTGTCGCTCTTCTACCGCACGGACCTCGTCGAGCAGGCCGGCTTCGACGGCCCGCCGCACAGCTGGAAGGACCTGCTGGAGCAGGCGTCCGCCATCCAGGACCCGTCGAACAACATCTACGGCTACGCCTTCCGCGGCGGCCAGAACGCCAACAGCAACGTCGTCGCGGCGATCGAGGCCTACACGATCGACGGCCTCGACACGGAGGACGCGTTCCTCATGGAGGACGGCTCCACGATCTTCGCCGCGCCCGAGGCCCAGGAGGCCGTCGACGACTACTTCGACCTGTTCAAAGAGGCCTCGCCGCCGTCCGCCGTCTCGTGGGGCTACCCCGAGATGGTCGCCGGGTTCACCAACGGCACCACCGCGTTCCTGCTGCAGGACCCGGAGGTCATCGCGACGGTGCAGGACTCCTCGCTGACCGAAGACCAGTGGGACACCGCCCCGCTGCTCGTCGGCCCGTCCGGCAAGGCCGCACAGCCCCTCGCCGTCGCCGGTTGGGGTGTCGCGGAGAACAGCGAGCACAAGGAGGCGGCGGTCAAGCTCGTCGAGTTCCTGTCGTCGGCCGAGCCCGCCACCGAGTTCGCGCAGGCGAACAGCCTCGTCCCGATCATCGCGGCCGCCGCGGACGACGAGTTCTACTCGACCGGCCCCTGGACGAGCTACGTCACCATGACCGAAGACCCGGAGACCTACGTCAACGTGCGTCAGCCGCGTGGGGTGAGCTGGTGGACCGAGTGGATCCAGAAGTCCGACCAGGACGTGCAGAGCGTGCTGCTCGGCAACATGTCCACGAAGGACCTCCTCGCCTCGTGGGACGCGTTCTGGACCGAGAAGTACGCCGCGGAGAAGGGTTGA
- a CDS encoding carbohydrate ABC transporter permease encodes MARTIREGGSVGTAGGASPASRRRPFRGRTALTLLAFLAPAIVFVCWFTYWPMLQGARMAFHDWNLWDLTSTPFVGIDNFLAVFRDPAFPTVAWNSVLWVVGSLVPQLVIGFLIALALRKRFRFRGLYQALVFFPWAVSGFLIGMLFRWMFNAEFGVVNDLLMKAGLIDAPLPWLADPKLAMFAVIVANIWYGVTFFAIMILAALQSVPDEMLEAASLDGAGKVRQLFSIIIPYISMTLLLTILLRVIWIFNFPDIIYAMTNGGPANQTHIITTWMINYTQQGNYGIASAIGLIVVAFLMVFCAFYLMAMRRVQR; translated from the coding sequence GTGGCCCGCACCATCCGTGAAGGGGGCTCCGTCGGCACCGCCGGCGGGGCCTCCCCGGCATCGCGTCGTCGGCCGTTCCGGGGTCGCACTGCGCTCACCCTGCTGGCGTTCCTCGCGCCGGCGATCGTCTTCGTCTGCTGGTTCACGTACTGGCCGATGCTGCAGGGCGCCCGCATGGCGTTCCACGACTGGAACCTGTGGGACCTCACGTCGACCCCGTTCGTCGGCATCGACAACTTCCTCGCCGTCTTCCGGGACCCGGCGTTCCCGACCGTGGCGTGGAACTCCGTGCTCTGGGTGGTCGGCTCGCTCGTGCCGCAGCTCGTGATCGGCTTCCTCATCGCTCTCGCCCTGCGCAAGCGATTCCGCTTCCGCGGGCTCTACCAGGCGCTGGTGTTCTTCCCGTGGGCGGTGTCCGGCTTCCTGATCGGCATGCTGTTCCGCTGGATGTTCAACGCCGAGTTCGGCGTCGTCAACGACCTGCTCATGAAGGCGGGGCTGATCGACGCGCCGCTGCCGTGGCTGGCCGATCCGAAGCTCGCGATGTTCGCCGTGATCGTCGCGAACATCTGGTACGGCGTGACCTTCTTCGCGATCATGATCCTCGCGGCCCTGCAGTCGGTGCCGGACGAGATGCTGGAGGCGGCGAGCCTGGACGGCGCCGGCAAGGTGCGGCAGCTGTTCTCGATCATCATCCCGTACATCTCGATGACGCTGCTGCTGACGATCCTGCTGCGCGTGATCTGGATCTTCAACTTCCCCGACATCATCTACGCGATGACGAACGGCGGCCCGGCCAACCAGACCCACATCATCACGACGTGGATGATCAACTACACGCAGCAGGGCAACTACGGCATCGCGAGCGCCATCGGGCTCATCGTCGTGGCCTTCCTCATGGTGTTCTGCGCGTTCTACCTGATGGCGATGCGGAGAGTGCAGCGATGA
- a CDS encoding carbohydrate ABC transporter permease, producing the protein MTITSSVRTGSSVTETRRITVPDPKAAPRPKPRVTVGGVVRVVGLGLWLLITLFPLYWITLTAFKSPGTINRFPIEYWPSEPSLDNFTSLFEKSSFGTFLANSAIVAVSAGAVATLIALLSAYVLARFEFRGKGAVLIAFLLTQMIPAFIALGPLYSMMTDLGLVDTKPGLILVYIAICIPFSTVMLRGFFENVPDALEEAAMIDGCSRLGALFRVLVPVMTPGIIAAFIFNFVNCWNELFLSVVLMNTDANRTVPSALNGFISTFNIDWGSMSAAAVLTILPTMVMFALASRWIVQGLTAGAVKE; encoded by the coding sequence ATGACCATCACCTCATCCGTCCGGACCGGCTCCTCGGTCACGGAGACCCGTCGCATCACGGTGCCCGACCCGAAGGCCGCCCCGCGCCCGAAGCCCCGCGTCACGGTGGGCGGCGTGGTGCGTGTCGTCGGCCTGGGGCTGTGGCTGCTCATCACGCTGTTCCCGCTGTACTGGATCACGCTCACCGCGTTCAAGTCGCCGGGCACGATCAACCGCTTCCCGATCGAGTACTGGCCGAGCGAGCCCTCGCTCGACAACTTCACGAGCCTGTTCGAGAAGAGCTCGTTCGGGACGTTCCTGGCGAACTCGGCCATCGTGGCGGTGTCGGCCGGCGCGGTGGCGACGCTCATCGCCCTGCTCAGTGCGTACGTGCTGGCGCGGTTCGAGTTCCGCGGCAAGGGGGCGGTGCTCATCGCGTTCCTGCTGACGCAGATGATCCCGGCGTTCATCGCCCTGGGACCGCTGTACTCGATGATGACCGACCTGGGACTCGTCGACACCAAGCCGGGGCTCATCCTCGTCTACATCGCGATCTGCATCCCGTTCTCCACGGTCATGCTGCGGGGCTTCTTCGAGAACGTCCCCGACGCGCTGGAGGAGGCGGCGATGATCGACGGCTGCTCGCGCCTGGGTGCCCTGTTCCGGGTGCTCGTGCCGGTGATGACGCCTGGCATCATCGCGGCGTTCATCTTCAACTTCGTGAACTGCTGGAACGAGCTGTTCCTGTCGGTCGTGCTGATGAACACCGACGCGAACCGCACCGTCCCATCGGCGCTGAACGGCTTCATCTCCACGTTCAACATCGACTGGGGCTCCATGAGCGCCGCGGCCGTGCTGACGATCCTCCCGACGATGGTGATGTTCGCCCTCGCCAGCCGCTGGATCGTCCAGGGCCTCACGGCCGGGGCCGTCAAGGAGTAA
- a CDS encoding aldo/keto reductase family protein, with translation MVNYRYLGNSGLKVSEITYGNWVTHASQVEDDAAVKTVHAALDAGITTFDTADTYANTAAEVVLGKALEGQRRESLEIFTKVYFPTGPKGPNDTGLSRKHIMESINGSLQRLGTDYVDLYQAHRFDHETPLEETFQAFADIVRQGKALYIGVSEWTAEQLRDGHALAKQLGIQLISNQPQYSMLWRVIEGKVVPASEELGISQIVWSPMAQGVLSGKYLPGQPVPEGSRATDQNSGAGFIKSFLQDDILTAVQRLKPIAEQAGLSMPQLAIAWVLQNPNVAAALVGASRPEQLADTVKASGVKLDADTMTAIDEALGDTVNRDAEHTYSVSPKSRLV, from the coding sequence ATGGTCAACTATCGCTATCTCGGCAACAGCGGTCTCAAGGTCTCGGAGATCACCTATGGCAACTGGGTCACGCACGCCTCGCAGGTCGAGGACGACGCCGCGGTCAAGACCGTGCACGCCGCCCTGGATGCCGGCATCACCACGTTCGACACCGCGGACACGTACGCCAACACGGCGGCCGAGGTCGTGCTCGGCAAGGCCTTGGAGGGTCAGCGTCGCGAGAGCCTCGAGATCTTCACGAAGGTCTACTTCCCGACCGGTCCCAAGGGTCCGAACGACACCGGCCTGAGCCGCAAGCACATCATGGAGTCGATCAACGGCTCGCTGCAGCGTCTCGGCACCGACTACGTCGACCTGTACCAGGCGCACCGCTTCGACCACGAGACCCCGCTGGAGGAGACGTTCCAGGCCTTCGCCGACATCGTGCGGCAGGGCAAGGCGCTCTACATCGGCGTCTCGGAGTGGACCGCGGAGCAGCTCCGCGACGGGCACGCGCTGGCGAAGCAGCTCGGCATCCAGCTCATCTCGAACCAGCCGCAGTACTCGATGCTGTGGCGGGTCATCGAGGGCAAGGTCGTCCCCGCGTCGGAGGAGCTCGGCATCTCGCAGATCGTCTGGTCGCCGATGGCGCAGGGCGTGCTCAGCGGCAAGTACCTGCCGGGGCAGCCGGTGCCGGAGGGCTCGCGGGCGACCGACCAGAACTCGGGCGCGGGCTTCATCAAGAGCTTCCTGCAGGACGACATCCTCACCGCGGTGCAGCGCCTCAAGCCGATCGCCGAGCAGGCGGGGCTGTCGATGCCGCAGCTCGCGATCGCGTGGGTACTGCAGAACCCGAACGTCGCGGCGGCCCTCGTCGGCGCCTCCCGCCCGGAGCAGCTCGCCGACACGGTCAAGGCCTCCGGCGTGAAGCTCGACGCCGACACGATGACCGCGATCGACGAGGCTCTCGGCGACACGGTCAACCGCGACGCCGAGCACACGTACTCGGTGTCGCCGAAGTCCCGGCTCGTCTAA